The Culex pipiens pallens isolate TS chromosome 2, TS_CPP_V2, whole genome shotgun sequence DNA window TAatgaaacagctttacgaacagcagaacaaaggagagagagcgatttcttgggcCTTCACCCTTTCTTTGTTGCTTTcactcacgcagaaaaataaggcatatttgaatcaacaaaacattttgttgatttgaaaatcaagatttttgttgaatcgacgctaaacgtcaaagcaactttttcaaaacaacaaaagatttttgtagaattgagaaaatcaaggtttgtttcaacgcaaaatctgcgttgattatattcaacacattttttcttgaatcaaacctcgtacaggctgattctacaaaacatttttctgcgtgctgcTACTGCTGCCCATTTTGAAGACACCGTCTTTGCAGACTGAAATCAGTCGACTCTCTAGCGATCTTCTCGacatcaatattgctccatctgaCAATTTTTCAGCAAGCCGTAACTTAGGTATCGGCAGGCTCATTGTGGAGTAGAGTCTGTACACTTGACGGTAGGTCAAatgaaaaacttcatttttcgagtgattttataacctttcctcattgaggtgaggaatgTAGGGTTTTCGTCTTTCTAAATAATGTTTGGCGCGGAAGTGGGAGTGTGATTAAATTGTGCTAGAACGGGTTGGCGGAATCCTAAACTGGACACGACGGAAGCGGACATGAGACCAGTGGGTGGTTGGGAGGTTAATGATCGGCAACGATGGTGCTGCGTCCGGTACGTCGTGGCCCGGTTGCGGCGACCCTACAAGGAAGACAAAAGTTTAGAGCGAAAGTTTGTTATACGAAACATACCGTGATTCAAACCTCGATAACTTGATTTTAAGGAGATGTTAGCAAAACTGGTTCGGACAAATAAATGTAATATAAGGTAagtataaaatcatatttatcgTGTAATTCTTGTTGAACTGTCATAACATTCAAAACGCACGCAGCCAATTTGCCGATAACATTGATGTAAACAAATTTACATCTGAGCAAGCAATCAAGTGTTTCCGTTGGTTTTTAGTTGCTTCCTATCACAAAATCTTATTGTTCAAAGGACAATAAATGGCCGAATCTAAACCATTTTCTGCGGTGGCCAAACAGGAACACGTTGACGTGGAAGATCCAAGTGCATTCTGTTACGAAACCCTAGTAAAGGAAGAACTTATCATCGAGGACGAGCTCGAGCCCTCACCCGAAAAAGATGATGGTCAAGATCAAactgaagttttgcaaaatcaATCTGCAGGCCAGCCGAGCAACACAGAATGGCACTGTGAAAAATGTAACCAATCGTACCCTACCTCTAAATCATTCAGTGCCCACAAGACTCGTCATAAAGCGTTGGAAACTGGCCGGTTCGCGTGTCAACAGTGCGAAAGGGTAATTCTTTTTactatagagatatccacgagcgagagtgtgttagtttgtaacaaaattacacacagacataggcaaatcgagtagattaattcgtctgtcaaaatcagctgtgccCTTTattataccacgagcacgtggtaaacagctggtttttacagacgattggtctactcgatttgcctatgtctgcgtaaaaatagtgtaaacaataatcagctgcttggaattcagccaatcacagtcgatcaaaaccaaaacaatacttcaaatacaaatactaacacagaatcgtggtgtgcgtgagagaaaccgtggagatctctattGGAACTCATCAATTACAAAAGTAATTTGTGCCTCCATATTAGCGTTTTCCAGACAACAACGCACAACGCCGTCACAAGTGCAAGGGTAAGGCAACGGGGAATCCCGTATCCTGGGTTTGCGAAGAGTGCAACAGAACATTCCCAAATCGGCATATATTTTATTTGCACAAATACAGGCATAGAGTTGTGAAGGAAGCGAGATACAGGTGTGAACTGTGCGATAAGGTTTaggaattattattatttgatcTGAATTAAAACAATACAGCTTTATCTTCCTTTTGCAGTGTTTTTCGGACAAAAATGCGCAAACGAAACATGTACAAAATGTGCACAGAGAGAAAAGAAGTATCAAAGCAATACAGTTGAAATCGGAAGATGAACGGGACTCCAAAGCTGAGGAAAAGGACGAAAATGGCCTCTTCAAGTGTCCGGACTGCGATAAGCGCTTCGAGGTCCGCAACAGTTACACTTCACACCTTCGGCAGCACCTTGCTATGAAGCAAGAACGGTACAAGTGCAAGATATGCGAGTTGGTatgttaattttattgtttttgtttaatttagttgttttaaaatgcagcAATTATAGAGTTTCAGAACAAGCTCCGAGCTCAAGAGGCATGATCGAGCTCATGAGAACCACAAATCCAAATTGTCAAATGACCCGTTTGCCTCGATATGTCCCGAAGCGACCATGAAGGAGGAAAACggcatattcaagtgttcagcgTGTGAGAAGACCTTTGAACAACGGCGTGCGGCTTTGCGTCATCTCATGAGACATGGTTATGTAAAGCGAGACAGGGTTCAGTGCAAATTGTGCCCAATGGTAAGCGTTGAGTGGAGCATATTCGTGCGAACAAGTAAATATTAAATGAAGTTACAGACGTTCGTTAACAAAACGTACCTGGAAAAACATCGAGTGGAACACGAATCTTCGAAGGACGTTTCTGCAAGTGGTTCAAGCAGCGAGAAGGAATCAGATTCGGACGATTTGTCGCAAGATGGAGCCAGCGAATTCAAATGTACCGATTGCAACAAAACATTCCGGGAAAAGCGTCTGTTGAATCGGCATATTCGGAGGCACGAAGCGATCAAAGAGAGCAAATTTCCGTGCAAGCTGTGCGATGTGGTATCTTTTGTTACTGATGCTTTAAATTGTGTGTGCCAGATAAATTTGTTAAACTCTTTCAGCGCTGCGGAAGCAAACGAGAGCTGATAACACACGAGGAAATGCACGCTAGGAAGCAACAAACAACGATTGTTTCTACAGAGAAAGTGCCCCCAATAATCTTGGAAAGAAACAACCACACCGTTTACAAGTGTCCTGATTGCGCCTTAATATTCACCAAACAGCGGGTTTATTCCACTCATGCTCTTAGGCACGTTAACGTCAAAAACGGAACCTTCAAGTGTGAAACGTGCGGCGTGGTAAGCACTCTATATAATAATAACTCAAATCCATTCTGAAACATCTTGATTTTAGTGCTGTCCAACCAGAAGGAACCAGCTGGAACACATACGGAAACATCGAGCGGGAAAGGTTATCGCACCGACGCAGCAGGACAATTTTCCTTTCGAGTGTCCCGAGTGCGGAAAGAAGTTTCCCCTAAGAAAATACCTTATCCAACACGTCAGGCGACATGAGGCCGTGGAAAGTGGCACCTTTCAGTGCAAGATCTGTGCCAAGTTCTTTAGCACTGGTGTAGAACTGGCTAGACACGAGAAGATCCATGAAGGCAAGGACAAGCTGGAAAAGTTTAAGTGTTCCGAGTGTGGCTTCATTTGTGCTTCACGGTCGTCGTTTGTGTGGCATCTTAAGAGGCACGAGGCCATAAGAAGCGGGAAGTTCGAGTGCAAAGTGTGTGGGAAGGTTGGCTTCTTGTTTTACATTGTGTGGTGGATTGGAAATGTGTACTGACTGTCTTTTCCTTTCAGAAAATGGGATCCAAACATGAACTTGAGGTTCATACTAGAAGGCACCCTGCAAAGTAATGGAAGTTTATGTTTTCCGTTGAGTTATTTTAGTTGGAgaagcttttttttgtgaaaatacgcaataaaaatatttgaggaCATGATCATGCTTTCAGTATTGTTCTCAGTTCCGACAGACTCACAGTCACCTCAATTCGAATTTTGAAACAGAATTCAAATCAAATCGTATAaggattccgtttcaaacgaaACAGCTACTTTGAAAACGCCAAGTatagaactgtcactttttagatTTCGGCAAAATCACCAAGCACATTGAAATTCGGTTCAGTGATCTCAAATTTGCgaattaaaatcaaaacaaactcatCTTTAAAACAAGATAACATCACTGAACCGAACTTTATTTTGCTTGAACGAACTCTAAAATAAAGTTCCCCCAGTAAGCGTGTCGGTCTGGGTTTGATCCTTGGTTTGATCCTTGAAGGTCCTGGTGGCCAATTTTGGGacgaaatttgtctgatcactccttccgtcggacagggaagtaaatgttggtcccggtctaacctagaggtcaGGTCGATAGCTCAATCCATGTGTATgagtctccctgggtcctgcctcggtggagtcgcttgtaggcagttggactcacaatccaaagttcGTCAGTTCGAAACCCGGGgaggatggaagcttaggtgtaaaaagaggtttgcaattgcctcaacaatcaatcaatcccaacctggtcacagcacctaaaaagacctaataaaaataagttaagaaaaaaaaacctcgtacaggctgattttacaaaacattttctgCGTGTAGTGTGCacccattttcaaaaatcattattgtCTGAGTTTGTTTCCcagtttttcatacaatttatcAGCTCAACCCATACAACACTTTTACTTCTAGTGATTACACAAACTAAACCATTCGTACAGCCGCCGGTTGATTTCATTCGTCTGTTTAGCTGAAATATAATCACAAAAGGGGTAGATAATATTGTCAGTGTACCTGTCATTATTATATTACCAACAACATACAATAACGCCAAcaacaaaagttttgaaagtctTCCAGTTACTTTCACTTATCTAgtaaagacgaaacgaacgtgATAGCCAAGATTCATCTGGAATATTAACTTAAACACAGAGATATCCTGTAATCTCAATTCGGCAATGTACGTATTTTGAGCAAATTGCTTGTTCCGAATAGCATTTAGAAGCTTTTAACCCCATTTTCCATTCAGATGCAAGAATTCTCAGTGAAAACGGAATCCGACTTCGAAATGAAGTCCACACTGGAGGATAGCCAAAACCACCCAGAATCTAAAGAAACGACCTCTTTCTGTTACGAAACTGTGGTCAAGGAGGAAGTTATCCTAGAAGACGAATGTGTTCCATCGGAAGTGGAGAGCGAGGAGCAACTTCCCTCTGGTAGTGAAGAAGAccccaacaaaaaaatcatggtttgcGAAGAATGCAACAAATCGTACACCAATCGAGAGCTTTTTAGATCGCATAAATATAAACATAGGATGCTTAAAGAGGGAAAGTTTACATGCAAAATTTGCGATAAGGTAAAAGCGTATAATATTCGTTGAGTGGcaacaatttattaatttatgtttaatgtttacagAGATTCAGAGATAAATATGCTTTGACCATTCACCTGCAGGGTATTCATTTAGTATCCAAGCTTATTAAACCAGTATCAAGTAAAAAGGGTGATTTGAACGAACCGGATGTTAAACAgtttccaaaaaccatcacGAACGAAAACGGACAATTCAAATGCACAGAATGTGACGAGAAATTCGAGTTTCTGTACCTACAGCAGCGACACATTCGACGGCATACTGCTTTGAAACAAGAGTTGTACAAATGTGAAGAATGCAATAAGGCTTTTGCCTCGAATCCGGAATTTCTCAGTCACATGAAACGAGTTCACGAGCAATATGCAAAAAAAGCTTTGCAAGTTTCCGTGAAGGAAGAGGATGGAGTCTTCATCT harbors:
- the LOC120428885 gene encoding zinc finger protein 883-like isoform X1, encoding MAESKPFSAVAKQEHVDVEDPSAFCYETLVKEELIIEDELEPSPEKDDGQDQTEVLQNQSAGQPSNTEWHCEKCNQSYPTSKSFSAHKTRHKALETGRFACQQCERRFPDNNAQRRHKCKGKATGNPVSWVCEECNRTFPNRHIFYLHKYRHRVVKEARYRCELCDKCFSDKNAQTKHVQNVHREKRSIKAIQLKSEDERDSKAEEKDENGLFKCPDCDKRFEVRNSYTSHLRQHLAMKQERYKCKICELSFRTSSELKRHDRAHENHKSKLSNDPFASICPEATMKEENGIFKCSACEKTFEQRRAALRHLMRHGYVKRDRVQCKLCPMLQTFVNKTYLEKHRVEHESSKDVSASGSSSEKESDSDDLSQDGASEFKCTDCNKTFREKRLLNRHIRRHEAIKESKFPCKLCDVRCGSKRELITHEEMHARKQQTTIVSTEKVPPIILERNNHTVYKCPDCALIFTKQRVYSTHALRHVNVKNGTFKCETCGVCCPTRRNQLEHIRKHRAGKVIAPTQQDNFPFECPECGKKFPLRKYLIQHVRRHEAVESGTFQCKICAKFFSTGVELARHEKIHEGKDKLEKFKCSECGFICASRSSFVWHLKRHEAIRSGKFECKVCGKKMGSKHELEVHTRRHPAK
- the LOC120428885 gene encoding zinc finger protein 883-like isoform X2, which encodes MAESKPFSAVAKQEHVDVEDPSAFCYETLVKEELIIEDELEPSPEKDDGQDQTEVLQNQSAGQPSNTEWHCEKCNQSYPTSKSFSAHKTRHKALETGRFACQQCERRFPDNNAQRRHKCKGKATGNPVSWVCEECNRTFPNRHIFYLHKYRHRVVKEARYRCELCDKCFSDKNAQTKHVQNVHREKRSIKAIQLKSEDERDSKAEEKDENGLFKCPDCDKRFEVRNSYTSHLRQHLAMKQERYKCKICELSFRTSSELKRHDRAHENHKSKLSNDPFASICPEATMKEENGIFKCSACEKTFEQRRAALRHLMRHGYVKRDRVQCKLCPMTFVNKTYLEKHRVEHESSKDVSASGSSSEKESDSDDLSQDGASEFKCTDCNKTFREKRLLNRHIRRHEAIKESKFPCKLCDVRCGSKRELITHEEMHARKQQTTIVSTEKVPPIILERNNHTVYKCPDCALIFTKQRVYSTHALRHVNVKNGTFKCETCGVCCPTRRNQLEHIRKHRAGKVIAPTQQDNFPFECPECGKKFPLRKYLIQHVRRHEAVESGTFQCKICAKFFSTGVELARHEKIHEGKDKLEKFKCSECGFICASRSSFVWHLKRHEAIRSGKFECKVCGKKMGSKHELEVHTRRHPAK